In Deinobacterium chartae, the following proteins share a genomic window:
- a CDS encoding response regulator transcription factor produces the protein MRILLVEDDPRLSRVVLEGLSEDSLIVDHAPDMAEARALSELYPYDAVILDVMLGESSDDGFVLAREWRAAGKRTPILFLTARDDIDSKVAGLQSGGDDYLTKPFDFRELRARLQALVRRAGGHADNLLRLPGDLEVDVSSHEVSLNGSRVRLTPREYALLECLALNPGRTFTRQGLIDRLWAGDRLVEPKIVDVYVASVRRKLGEGVVETVRGAGYRLGSAGSA, from the coding sequence CTGAGCGAGGACAGCCTGATCGTGGACCACGCGCCGGACATGGCCGAAGCCCGGGCACTCAGCGAGCTGTACCCTTACGACGCGGTCATTTTAGACGTCATGCTCGGCGAGAGCAGCGACGACGGCTTTGTTCTCGCACGCGAGTGGCGCGCAGCAGGCAAGCGCACGCCGATCCTGTTCCTGACCGCCCGGGACGACATCGACTCCAAGGTGGCCGGCCTGCAGTCGGGCGGAGACGACTACCTCACCAAACCTTTTGACTTTCGTGAGCTGCGCGCCCGGTTGCAGGCCCTGGTACGCCGCGCGGGCGGCCACGCCGACAACCTGCTGCGCCTGCCCGGTGACCTCGAGGTCGACGTCAGCTCGCACGAGGTCAGCCTGAACGGCTCCCGGGTGCGCCTGACGCCGCGCGAGTACGCGCTGCTCGAGTGCCTGGCCCTCAACCCGGGCCGCACCTTCACCCGCCAGGGCCTGATCGATCGCCTGTGGGCCGGCGACCGACTGGTCGAGCCCAAGATCGTGGATGTTTACGTGGCCAGCGTGCGGCGCAAATTGGGCGAAGGGGTCGTGGAGACCGTGCGCGGCGCAGGATACCGTCTGGGCAGCGCGGGGAGCGCATGA